In Campylobacter showae, the genomic stretch TTTAAGCCGCCTTTGCCTAATTTTCGCCGCCCGCCGAATTTAGCCTTAGACTCAAGCTCTCCCAGCCGTTTCTAAAACCGCGCTTTTTAGTAAATTTACGCCGTTAGCGATATCGCTCCAGCTGGAAAATTCCGCCGGATTGTGGCTGATACCGTCTTTAGACGGGATAAAGATCATTGCCGTAGGACACAGCTCGCTCATATGCATAGCGTCGTGCCCCGCGCCGCTTGGCATGATTTCAAAGCTAAGCCCGAGCTGCTCGGCTTTTTGGGCGATTAGCTCGATGAGGCGGCCGTCCAGCGCGCACGGCTCGTCGAAGGCTAGCTGCTTGATCTCGCATTTGACGCCGCGCTGTGATTCGATGCGCGAGATTTCGCCTAAGATCTGCTCGTAGGCCGCTTCGCGCGTGCGCAGGTCGATGCCGCGCAGGTCGATTAGCAGCGTCGTTTCGCCCGGTACGACGTTCATAACGCCCGGTTTTACCGTGCAGTTGCCCGCGGTCGCTATCACGCCGCTTGCCGCGTTTTCGCGCGCGACGCTCTCGACGGCTAGCACTATCTGTGCCGCTGCGCAAAGCGCGTCGCGGCGGTACTTCATCGCAGTCGTGCCGGAGTGCTGAGCCTGGCCCTGCACGCGCACGCTAAATCTGTGCGGCGCGGCGATGGCGCTCACGACGCCGATTTGGATATTTTCGTTATATAGTAGCGGCCCTTGCTCGATGTGTAGCTCGAAAAAGCTCTCATAGTTCGGCGTCAAATTTTTAGCCTTTTCGATACTCGCTAGATCGATGCCAAACTCGGCAAAGATATCGCCGATAGCGCGCCCCTGAAAGTCGCGCACGTCTTTTAGCTTTTCATAACCCAGCTTGCCGCACATGACCTTGCTGCCAAGCGTCGCGATGTTAAATCTGCTCGACTCCTCGCACTCAAAGACGACCAGCTCAAGCGGTCTGCGCGTCTGTACGCCTTCGTCGTTTAGCGTTCTAATCAGCTCTAGTCCGCCTAAAACGCCCAGAATCCCGTCAAATTCGCCGCCGTTTATCACCGTGTCTAGGTGCGAGCCAAACGCTACCGCCGGCAGCTCGGGCTGGGTGCCTTCGCGCCTAGCAAAGATATTTCCGATCGCGTCTATGCGTACTTTTAGCCCCGCCTCTTTACAGCGCGCGATAAATAGCTCTCTGGCGGCCTTATCCTCGCGCGTGTAGGCTAGGCGGCTCATTCCCGCTCCGAAGCTCTCGTCGTTTATGGCGTTTATCTCGCTAAAAAGCGCCTTAAGTCTGTCTAAATTTATGCTCATTACCTCTCCCTTAGGTTTAAAATTTACAAAATTTTAGCCAAGAAGCATTAAATTTATACTTTAATATTTTTACTTAATATTTAGGATTTAGAGTTATATTAAATTTGAGTGAAAATATTCTATGTTGGTTTGATTTGCAGGCTAACATTTGGCTTGTAAACATCAACAAATACTAACGTTAGTCTTATTTAAATTTGGCGCTATATTCGGGATTTAAAACGTATTTTGCAAGCAAACAAAAATAAAAATCGACTAACAAAAAGTCTAATCAAAAGGGTAAATAAATTTAGTGATAGTTTCTGTAGAATTATATGGCAAACAGAACAAATTTACCGCATTAAAAAACTTTGGCTCGCAATGTGTTTTACGAGCCAAAGTTAAATTTGAGTGTTTAAACCAGCTGTGCACCTTGTCCTTTTACGACCTCGCCGATAATGTAGCCGTCAGTGTTTGCTAGCACAAAGTCCGCATTTTCTTTCGGAGCTACGACGATCATGCCAACGCCCATATTAAACGTTCTCATCATCTCGGCAGGCTCTACCTTTTGTGCGATGATTTTAAAGATTTCGGGCGTGCGGATAGCGGCGCGATCAATCTTCGCACCTAGACCCTCCGGAAATACTCGCGGCAGATTTTCCACGATACCGCCGCCCGTGATATGCGCGAGCGCGTGGATCTTGTCTTTTAAATTTAAAAAGTCGCCGACGTAGATCCTGGTCGGTTCCAAAAGCACATCGATGAGCGCGCGACCGTCTACTTTGTCGTCAAATTTTAGCCCCAGTTCGGCGACTACTTTGCGAGCGAGCGAGAAGCCGTTTGAGTGCAAGCCGCTGCTAGGAAGCGCGATGAGCACATCGCCCTCGCGGACAAACTTGCTGCGGTCGATTTCATCCTCCTCCGCGATACCCACGGCAAAGCCTGCGAGGTCGAAGTCGCCCTTTTCATACATCGAGGGCATTTCAGCCGTCTCGCCACCGATTAGCGCGCAGCGCGCTA encodes the following:
- a CDS encoding Zn-dependent hydrolase, with the translated sequence MSINLDRLKALFSEINAINDESFGAGMSRLAYTREDKAARELFIARCKEAGLKVRIDAIGNIFARREGTQPELPAVAFGSHLDTVINGGEFDGILGVLGGLELIRTLNDEGVQTRRPLELVVFECEESSRFNIATLGSKVMCGKLGYEKLKDVRDFQGRAIGDIFAEFGIDLASIEKAKNLTPNYESFFELHIEQGPLLYNENIQIGVVSAIAAPHRFSVRVQGQAQHSGTTAMKYRRDALCAAAQIVLAVESVARENAASGVIATAGNCTVKPGVMNVVPGETTLLIDLRGIDLRTREAAYEQILGEISRIESQRGVKCEIKQLAFDEPCALDGRLIELIAQKAEQLGLSFEIMPSGAGHDAMHMSELCPTAMIFIPSKDGISHNPAEFSSWSDIANGVNLLKSAVLETAGRA
- the purM gene encoding phosphoribosylformylglycinamidine cyclo-ligase, which encodes MISYKDAGVDIDAGNEFVNAIKPFVKATQTPHVLGGIGSFSGAVRLPAGYKKPAILGATDGVGTKLRLAIDARKFDGVGQDLVAMCVNDLICNFAEPLFFLDYYATAKLEIADAKEVVKSIAEGCKLARCALIGGETAEMPSMYEKGDFDLAGFAVGIAEEDEIDRSKFVREGDVLIALPSSGLHSNGFSLARKVVAELGLKFDDKVDGRALIDVLLEPTRIYVGDFLNLKDKIHALAHITGGGIVENLPRVFPEGLGAKIDRAAIRTPEIFKIIAQKVEPAEMMRTFNMGVGMIVVAPKENADFVLANTDGYIIGEVVKGQGAQLV